Proteins from a genomic interval of Neodiprion lecontei isolate iyNeoLeco1 chromosome 2, iyNeoLeco1.1, whole genome shotgun sequence:
- the LOC107218913 gene encoding A disintegrin and metalloproteinase with thrombospondin motifs 8 isoform X1: MLCTLVLLCMVSQTLAQGYNIHKHMTTEEMLSVFHTEQQDLVPEYEVIPIRHTLPKRSINSEPELQLQAFGKNYNLSLKPTRGLLPAKDLPIWTVEKNSSQPDGLHYVDVSEGSVDIGDIYQDRSNMASILLRRDENGKVLVEGNIGSELVIRPLPKRILKDVVRNSQDSQHGKSKQDDVTRTKRNLKHTHHHVIYKRSQPLQDDDYSDFAFMEPDHLGKRFRSKRSIGSRSKREAPYAIFPEILCIVDYDGYRLHGGDNVQIKRYFVSFWNGVDLRYKLLKGPKIRISIAGIIISRGRDATPYLEQNRVGRDAIDSAAALTDMGKYLFRERRLPVYDIAVAVTKLDMCRRQYANDVCNRGTAGFAYVGGACVVNKRLEKVNSVAIIEDTGGFSGIIVAAHEVGHLLGAVHDGSPPPSYLGGPGAEKCRWEDGYIMSDLRHTEKGFKWSHCSVSSFHHFLNGDTATCLFNAPHEDEALPRVLPGKLLSLDAQCRKDRGTSACFKDDRVCAQLFCFDAGSGYCVAYRPAAEGSPCGDGQYCLNGRCVAEHENIIPDYTQNVPTYIRRENVYNTEPQSRTIYSNYNTTENRYQWDSTTRSSLPQKYNFSPELPNVYTFTSTNNPFKYSYLFTSPTTTTTTRLRAPETQATPEVFSKYTQKIAENLLTDVELPKKTYGYSTYSTINLFPATRTTIIPPAVKNYNSQNDLNYPNFTPFEYKNSFPSTTFGNIGAFNGQLIHSRETSGDECIDSGGDCAELIGRLRTWLCHLQSVKKRCCASLKVLCAT; encoded by the exons ATACACAAACACATGACAACGGAAGAGATGCTGTCAGTTTTCCACACCGAGCAACAAGATTTGG TGCCTGAATACGAGGTGATACCGATTCGCCACACGTTGCCAAAGAGGAGCATCAATTCTGAGCCCGAATTGCAGCTTCAAGCTTtcggaaaaaattacaatctcTCCTTAAAGCCGACACGTGGCCTTTTACCTGCGAAGGATCTGCCGATTTGGACTGTCGAGAAAAACAGTTCCCAACCAGACGGTCTTCATTACGTTGACGTATCCGAG ggAAGCGTTGATATAGGCGATATTTACCAAGACAGGAGCAACATGGCGTCTATTCTCCTTCGGCGagatgaaaatggaaaagttCTCGTG GAAGGAAATATAGGGTCAGAATTAGTGATACGACCGTTACCAAaacgaattttaaaagatgTTGTGAGAAATTCGCAAGATTCGCAGCACGGGAAATCAAAGCAGGATGACGTTACACGTACGAAAAGAAACCTAAAGCACACACATCATCACGTCATTTACAAGAGATCGCAGCCACTGCAAGACGACGATTACAGTGATTTTG CGTTCATGGAGCCTGATCATCTGGGAAAGAGGTTTAGATCGAAACGATCGATCGGTAGTAGATCAAAGCGCGAAGCGCCATACGCCATCTTTCCGGAAATCCTGTGTATCGTAGATTACGACGGGTACAg GTTACACGGCGGAGATAATGTACAGATTAAAAGGTACTTCGTCTCATTCTGGAATGGAGTTGACTTGAGATACAAATTATTGAAGGGTCCAAAAATTCGCATCAGCATCGCgggtattattatttcaaga GGTAGAGACGCTACGCCGTATTTGGAACAGAATCGTGTTGGTCGAGATGCTATAGATTCAGCAGCTGCCTTGACCGATATGGGGAAATACCTTTTCCGCGAGAGGCGACTTCCGGTCTACGACATTGCAGTAGCGGTTACAAA ATTAGATATGTGCAGGAGGCAATACGCGAATGACGTGTGCAATAGAGGAACTGCAG GTTTTGCATATGTTGGTGGAGCCTGCGTCGTTAACAAACGTCTTGAAAAAGTCAACTCTGTCGCGATTATCGAGGATACTGGAGGCTTCAGCGGGATTATCGTCGCAGCCCACGAAGTTGGACATTT GCTTGGCGCTGTCCATGACGGTTCTCCACCACCAAGTTATCTCGGTGGTCCCGGCGCCGAAAAATGTCGTTGGGAAGACGGCTACATAATGAGTGATCTCAGACACACGGAAAAGGGTTTCAAATGGTCCCACTGCAGCGTCTCGTCGTTCCACCATTTTTTAAA tGGGGACACAGCCACGTGTCTTTTCAACGCGCCACACGAGGACGAAGCACTGCCCAGAGTTCTTCCAGGAAAGCTGTTATCTCTTGATGCGCAATGTCGAAAAGATCGCGGCACTAGTGCATGCTTC AAAGATGATCGGGTGTGTGCGCAATTGTTCTGTTTTGATGCTGGTTCGGGTTATTGCGTTGCCTATCGACCAGCAGCTGAAGGATCGCCTTGTGGCGATGGGCAG TATTGTTTAAATGGAAGATGTGTAGCAGaacatgaaaatataattcctGATTACACGCAAAATGTACCGACGTATATCCGCCGAGAAAATGTCTACAATACGGAGCCCCAAAGCCGTACAATATACTCCAACTATAACACTACAGAAAACAG GTACCAGTGGGATTCAACGACACGCAGCAGTTTGccacaaaaatataatttttcaccagaATTACCGAATGTCTATACATTCACGAGTACTAACAATCCGTTTAAATATTCCTATTTATTCACATCaccaacaacaacgacaacgacgagACTCAGAGCACCAGAAACGCAAGCAACGCCTGAAGTGTTCTCTAAGTACACACAAAAAATCGCAGAGAATTTATTGACAGATGTTGAGTTACCGAAAAAAACGTATGGTTACTCAACTTATTCAACTATCAATTTATTCCCAGCAACAAGAACAACAATAATACCGCCGGCAGTAAAGAATTACAATAGCCAAAATGATCTGAATTATCCTAATTTTACACCCTttgagtataaaaattcatttccgtCGACAACATTCGGCAACATTGGAGCATTTAATGGCCAGCTAATTCATAGTCGTG
- the LOC107218913 gene encoding A disintegrin and metalloproteinase with thrombospondin motifs 8 isoform X2, translating into MLCTLVLLCMVSQTLAQGYNIHKHMTTEEMLSVFHTEQQDLVPEYEVIPIRHTLPKRSINSEPELQLQAFGKNYNLSLKPTRGLLPAKDLPIWTVEKNSSQPDGLHYVDVSEGSVDIGDIYQDRSNMASILLRRDENGKVLVEGNIGSELVIRPLPKRILKDVVRNSQDSQHGKSKQDDVTRTKRNLKHTHHHVIYKRSQPLQDDDYSDFAFMEPDHLGKRFRSKRSIGSRSKREAPYAIFPEILCIVDYDGYRLHGGDNVQIKRYFVSFWNGVDLRYKLLKGPKIRISIAGIIISRGRDATPYLEQNRVGRDAIDSAAALTDMGKYLFRERRLPVYDIAVAVTKYDMCRRRKGGRCTKGTAGFAYVGGACVVNKRLEKVNSVAIIEDTGGFSGIIVAAHEVGHLLGAVHDGSPPPSYLGGPGAEKCRWEDGYIMSDLRHTEKGFKWSHCSVSSFHHFLNGDTATCLFNAPHEDEALPRVLPGKLLSLDAQCRKDRGTSACFKDDRVCAQLFCFDAGSGYCVAYRPAAEGSPCGDGQYCLNGRCVAEHENIIPDYTQNVPTYIRRENVYNTEPQSRTIYSNYNTTENRYQWDSTTRSSLPQKYNFSPELPNVYTFTSTNNPFKYSYLFTSPTTTTTTRLRAPETQATPEVFSKYTQKIAENLLTDVELPKKTYGYSTYSTINLFPATRTTIIPPAVKNYNSQNDLNYPNFTPFEYKNSFPSTTFGNIGAFNGQLIHSRETSGDECIDSGGDCAELIGRLRTWLCHLQSVKKRCCASLKVLCAT; encoded by the exons ATACACAAACACATGACAACGGAAGAGATGCTGTCAGTTTTCCACACCGAGCAACAAGATTTGG TGCCTGAATACGAGGTGATACCGATTCGCCACACGTTGCCAAAGAGGAGCATCAATTCTGAGCCCGAATTGCAGCTTCAAGCTTtcggaaaaaattacaatctcTCCTTAAAGCCGACACGTGGCCTTTTACCTGCGAAGGATCTGCCGATTTGGACTGTCGAGAAAAACAGTTCCCAACCAGACGGTCTTCATTACGTTGACGTATCCGAG ggAAGCGTTGATATAGGCGATATTTACCAAGACAGGAGCAACATGGCGTCTATTCTCCTTCGGCGagatgaaaatggaaaagttCTCGTG GAAGGAAATATAGGGTCAGAATTAGTGATACGACCGTTACCAAaacgaattttaaaagatgTTGTGAGAAATTCGCAAGATTCGCAGCACGGGAAATCAAAGCAGGATGACGTTACACGTACGAAAAGAAACCTAAAGCACACACATCATCACGTCATTTACAAGAGATCGCAGCCACTGCAAGACGACGATTACAGTGATTTTG CGTTCATGGAGCCTGATCATCTGGGAAAGAGGTTTAGATCGAAACGATCGATCGGTAGTAGATCAAAGCGCGAAGCGCCATACGCCATCTTTCCGGAAATCCTGTGTATCGTAGATTACGACGGGTACAg GTTACACGGCGGAGATAATGTACAGATTAAAAGGTACTTCGTCTCATTCTGGAATGGAGTTGACTTGAGATACAAATTATTGAAGGGTCCAAAAATTCGCATCAGCATCGCgggtattattatttcaaga GGTAGAGACGCTACGCCGTATTTGGAACAGAATCGTGTTGGTCGAGATGCTATAGATTCAGCAGCTGCCTTGACCGATATGGGGAAATACCTTTTCCGCGAGAGGCGACTTCCGGTCTACGACATTGCAGTAGCGGTTACAAA GTATGATATGTGCCGCCGTAGGAAAGGCGGCCGCTGCACAAAGGGAACAGCCG GTTTTGCATATGTTGGTGGAGCCTGCGTCGTTAACAAACGTCTTGAAAAAGTCAACTCTGTCGCGATTATCGAGGATACTGGAGGCTTCAGCGGGATTATCGTCGCAGCCCACGAAGTTGGACATTT GCTTGGCGCTGTCCATGACGGTTCTCCACCACCAAGTTATCTCGGTGGTCCCGGCGCCGAAAAATGTCGTTGGGAAGACGGCTACATAATGAGTGATCTCAGACACACGGAAAAGGGTTTCAAATGGTCCCACTGCAGCGTCTCGTCGTTCCACCATTTTTTAAA tGGGGACACAGCCACGTGTCTTTTCAACGCGCCACACGAGGACGAAGCACTGCCCAGAGTTCTTCCAGGAAAGCTGTTATCTCTTGATGCGCAATGTCGAAAAGATCGCGGCACTAGTGCATGCTTC AAAGATGATCGGGTGTGTGCGCAATTGTTCTGTTTTGATGCTGGTTCGGGTTATTGCGTTGCCTATCGACCAGCAGCTGAAGGATCGCCTTGTGGCGATGGGCAG TATTGTTTAAATGGAAGATGTGTAGCAGaacatgaaaatataattcctGATTACACGCAAAATGTACCGACGTATATCCGCCGAGAAAATGTCTACAATACGGAGCCCCAAAGCCGTACAATATACTCCAACTATAACACTACAGAAAACAG GTACCAGTGGGATTCAACGACACGCAGCAGTTTGccacaaaaatataatttttcaccagaATTACCGAATGTCTATACATTCACGAGTACTAACAATCCGTTTAAATATTCCTATTTATTCACATCaccaacaacaacgacaacgacgagACTCAGAGCACCAGAAACGCAAGCAACGCCTGAAGTGTTCTCTAAGTACACACAAAAAATCGCAGAGAATTTATTGACAGATGTTGAGTTACCGAAAAAAACGTATGGTTACTCAACTTATTCAACTATCAATTTATTCCCAGCAACAAGAACAACAATAATACCGCCGGCAGTAAAGAATTACAATAGCCAAAATGATCTGAATTATCCTAATTTTACACCCTttgagtataaaaattcatttccgtCGACAACATTCGGCAACATTGGAGCATTTAATGGCCAGCTAATTCATAGTCGTG
- the LOC107218913 gene encoding venom metalloproteinase 3 isoform X3 — MLCTLVLLCMVSQTLAQGYNIHKHMTTEEMLSVFHTEQQDLVPEYEVIPIRHTLPKRSINSEPELQLQAFGKNYNLSLKPTRGLLPAKDLPIWTVEKNSSQPDGLHYVDVSEGSVDIGDIYQDRSNMASILLRRDENGKVLVEGNIGSELVIRPLPKRILKDVVRNSQDSQHGKSKQDDVTRTKRNLKHTHHHVIYKRSQPLQDDDYSDFAFMEPDHLGKRFRSKRSIGSRSKREAPYAIFPEILCIVDYDGYRLHGGDNVQIKRYFVSFWNGVDLRYKLLKGPKIRISIAGIIISRGRDATPYLEQNRVGRDAIDSAAALTDMGKYLFRERRLPVYDIAVAVTKLDMCRRQYANDVCNRGTAGFAYVGGACVVNKRLEKVNSVAIIEDTGGFSGIIVAAHEVGHLLGAVHDGSPPPSYLGGPGAEKCRWEDGYIMSDLRHTEKGFKWSHCSVSSFHHFLNGDTATCLFNAPHEDEALPRVLPGKLLSLDAQCRKDRGTSACFKDDRVCAQLFCFDAGSGYCVAYRPAAEGSPCGDGQYCLNGRCVAEHENIIPDYTQNVPTYIRRENVYNTEPQSRTIYSNYNTTENRNKRR; from the exons ATACACAAACACATGACAACGGAAGAGATGCTGTCAGTTTTCCACACCGAGCAACAAGATTTGG TGCCTGAATACGAGGTGATACCGATTCGCCACACGTTGCCAAAGAGGAGCATCAATTCTGAGCCCGAATTGCAGCTTCAAGCTTtcggaaaaaattacaatctcTCCTTAAAGCCGACACGTGGCCTTTTACCTGCGAAGGATCTGCCGATTTGGACTGTCGAGAAAAACAGTTCCCAACCAGACGGTCTTCATTACGTTGACGTATCCGAG ggAAGCGTTGATATAGGCGATATTTACCAAGACAGGAGCAACATGGCGTCTATTCTCCTTCGGCGagatgaaaatggaaaagttCTCGTG GAAGGAAATATAGGGTCAGAATTAGTGATACGACCGTTACCAAaacgaattttaaaagatgTTGTGAGAAATTCGCAAGATTCGCAGCACGGGAAATCAAAGCAGGATGACGTTACACGTACGAAAAGAAACCTAAAGCACACACATCATCACGTCATTTACAAGAGATCGCAGCCACTGCAAGACGACGATTACAGTGATTTTG CGTTCATGGAGCCTGATCATCTGGGAAAGAGGTTTAGATCGAAACGATCGATCGGTAGTAGATCAAAGCGCGAAGCGCCATACGCCATCTTTCCGGAAATCCTGTGTATCGTAGATTACGACGGGTACAg GTTACACGGCGGAGATAATGTACAGATTAAAAGGTACTTCGTCTCATTCTGGAATGGAGTTGACTTGAGATACAAATTATTGAAGGGTCCAAAAATTCGCATCAGCATCGCgggtattattatttcaaga GGTAGAGACGCTACGCCGTATTTGGAACAGAATCGTGTTGGTCGAGATGCTATAGATTCAGCAGCTGCCTTGACCGATATGGGGAAATACCTTTTCCGCGAGAGGCGACTTCCGGTCTACGACATTGCAGTAGCGGTTACAAA ATTAGATATGTGCAGGAGGCAATACGCGAATGACGTGTGCAATAGAGGAACTGCAG GTTTTGCATATGTTGGTGGAGCCTGCGTCGTTAACAAACGTCTTGAAAAAGTCAACTCTGTCGCGATTATCGAGGATACTGGAGGCTTCAGCGGGATTATCGTCGCAGCCCACGAAGTTGGACATTT GCTTGGCGCTGTCCATGACGGTTCTCCACCACCAAGTTATCTCGGTGGTCCCGGCGCCGAAAAATGTCGTTGGGAAGACGGCTACATAATGAGTGATCTCAGACACACGGAAAAGGGTTTCAAATGGTCCCACTGCAGCGTCTCGTCGTTCCACCATTTTTTAAA tGGGGACACAGCCACGTGTCTTTTCAACGCGCCACACGAGGACGAAGCACTGCCCAGAGTTCTTCCAGGAAAGCTGTTATCTCTTGATGCGCAATGTCGAAAAGATCGCGGCACTAGTGCATGCTTC AAAGATGATCGGGTGTGTGCGCAATTGTTCTGTTTTGATGCTGGTTCGGGTTATTGCGTTGCCTATCGACCAGCAGCTGAAGGATCGCCTTGTGGCGATGGGCAG TATTGTTTAAATGGAAGATGTGTAGCAGaacatgaaaatataattcctGATTACACGCAAAATGTACCGACGTATATCCGCCGAGAAAATGTCTACAATACGGAGCCCCAAAGCCGTACAATATACTCCAACTATAACACTACAGAAAACAG
- the LOC107218914 gene encoding homologous-pairing protein 2 homolog, whose translation MATNAVYQFLKVQNRPYSANDITSNLQEFSKANVHKALDNLVESKKIFEKIYGKQKVYCVVQDGTQEPEEFMRIQRELDLYLPQITSKKLELERELRSKEAELAALKSSLSLTEAKNENTRLLNSIKKMEDELETIISKNGSENFGEVKTCLLKKIENYTREYSKRKRLCAEIIESILEGFPGTKKGLYEEIGIETVDLG comes from the exons ATGGCTACGAATGCAGTTTACCAATTTCTCAAAGTCCAGAACAGGCCTTACAGTGCGAACGACATCACATCAAATTTGCAGGAATTCAGTAAAGCCAATGTCCATAAGGCGTTAGACAATCTGGTCGAGAGTaagaaaatattcgaaaag ATTTATGGGAAGCAAAAAGTTTACTGCGTCGTTCAGGATGGAACACAGGAGCCAGAAGAATTTATGCGAATTCAAAGGGAACTAGACCTTTACTTGCCGCAAATTACTTCGAAGAAACTGGAACTCGAACGAGAGCTTCGTTCAAAAGAAGCCGAACTTGCAGCGCTGAAGTCAAGCTTGTCTCTTACTGaagcgaaaaatgaaaatactagacttttgaattcaattaagAAAATGGAAGATGAATTGGAAACCATAATTAGCAAAAATGGatccgaaaattttggcgaagTGAAAACATGCTtgcttaaaaaaattgaaaattatacacgcGAGTATTCAAAGAGAAAACGACTCTGTgctgaaataattgaatctaTTCTTGAAGGATTTCCTGGGACAAAAAAAGGCCTGTACGAAGAAATCGGCATTGAAACTGTAGATTTGGGATGA